The proteins below are encoded in one region of Gambusia affinis linkage group LG07, SWU_Gaff_1.0, whole genome shotgun sequence:
- the LOC122834158 gene encoding carbohydrate sulfotransferase 11-like isoform X2 — protein MCWIPTRDKRRTPSTEIHSEHLSERSSGQKTRRSPLQSLYEGEQVESAVAAVHQGRRELLEEACRSYTRKRRVLIPEDLKHIIVDDQHGLLYCYVPKVACTNWKRVLMVLTGVSGDHKDPLAIPANEAHVPGNLRTLSEYSTPQINQRLRSYLKFIFVREPFERLVSAYRNKFTRSYNTAFHKRYGTKIIRRHRPDPRPEALEKGDDVSFEEFVYYLVDPATQREEPFNEHWERVHSLCHPCLIHYDIVGKYETLEQDSRYVLQLAGADQQVHFPASSKSTRTTGDMAANFFQNISPFYQKKLYNLYRMDFLLFNYSVPAYLKFR, from the exons ATGTGTTGGATCCCAACCAGAGACAAAAGAAGAACACCTTCCACTGAAATCCATTCAG AACATTTGTCGGAGCGGAGCAGTGGGCAGAAAACCCGGAGGAGCCCCCTGCAGAGCCTCTATGAGGGGGAACAG GTGGAGTCTGCTGTGGCGGCCGTCCATCAGGGTCGCCgggagctgctggaggaggcCTGTCGCTCCTACACCCGCAAACGCAGAGTCCTCATCCCCGAAGACCTGAAGCACATTATTGTGGACGACCAGCACGGCCTACTGTACTGCTACGTGCCCAAAGTAGCCTGCACCAACTGGAAGAGAGTGCTCATGGTTCTGACGGGAGTCTCCGGTGACCACAAAGACCCGCTAGCCATCCCCGCCAACGAGGCCCACGTCCCGGGAAACCTCCGGACTCTGTCCGAGTACTCCACCCCCCAGATCAACCAGCGCCTGCGCTCCTACTTGAAGTTCATTTTTGTGCGTGAGCCATTCGAGCGACTGGTCTCTGCGTACCGCAACAAATTCACGCGGAGTTACAATACAGCTTTCCATAAACGATACGGCACAAAGATCATCCGCCGGCACAGGCCAGACCCTCGGCCAGAAGCCCTGGAGAAAGGGGACGACGTCTCCTTTGAGGAGTTTGTGTATTACCTCGTGGACCCCGCCACCCAGCGGGAAGAGCCCTTCAACGAACACTGGGAGCGGGTGCACTCGCTGTGCCACCCCTGCCTCATCCACTACGACATAGTGGGGAAGTACGAGACGCTGGAGCAGGACTCCCGCTACGTGCTGCAGCTAGCCGGGGCGGACCAGCAGGTCCACTTCCCCGCCTCGTCCAAAAGCACCAGGACTACTGGAGATATGGCGGCCAACTTCTTCCAGAACATCAGTCCCTTCTACCAGAAAAAGCTCTACAATCTGTATCGCATGGACTTCCTGCTCTTCAACTACTCGGTTCCAGCCTACCTCAAGTTCAGATGA
- the LOC122834158 gene encoding carbohydrate sulfotransferase 11-like isoform X1: protein MRKPRGIRMVSALCLGCFIVVIFYFNSSLRPEHLSERSSGQKTRRSPLQSLYEGEQVESAVAAVHQGRRELLEEACRSYTRKRRVLIPEDLKHIIVDDQHGLLYCYVPKVACTNWKRVLMVLTGVSGDHKDPLAIPANEAHVPGNLRTLSEYSTPQINQRLRSYLKFIFVREPFERLVSAYRNKFTRSYNTAFHKRYGTKIIRRHRPDPRPEALEKGDDVSFEEFVYYLVDPATQREEPFNEHWERVHSLCHPCLIHYDIVGKYETLEQDSRYVLQLAGADQQVHFPASSKSTRTTGDMAANFFQNISPFYQKKLYNLYRMDFLLFNYSVPAYLKFR, encoded by the exons ATGAGGAAACCCAGAGGGATTCGGATGGTTTCTGCCCTGTGTCTGGGATGTTTCATTGTGGTCATCTTCTACTTTAACAGCAGTCTGAGGCCAG AACATTTGTCGGAGCGGAGCAGTGGGCAGAAAACCCGGAGGAGCCCCCTGCAGAGCCTCTATGAGGGGGAACAG GTGGAGTCTGCTGTGGCGGCCGTCCATCAGGGTCGCCgggagctgctggaggaggcCTGTCGCTCCTACACCCGCAAACGCAGAGTCCTCATCCCCGAAGACCTGAAGCACATTATTGTGGACGACCAGCACGGCCTACTGTACTGCTACGTGCCCAAAGTAGCCTGCACCAACTGGAAGAGAGTGCTCATGGTTCTGACGGGAGTCTCCGGTGACCACAAAGACCCGCTAGCCATCCCCGCCAACGAGGCCCACGTCCCGGGAAACCTCCGGACTCTGTCCGAGTACTCCACCCCCCAGATCAACCAGCGCCTGCGCTCCTACTTGAAGTTCATTTTTGTGCGTGAGCCATTCGAGCGACTGGTCTCTGCGTACCGCAACAAATTCACGCGGAGTTACAATACAGCTTTCCATAAACGATACGGCACAAAGATCATCCGCCGGCACAGGCCAGACCCTCGGCCAGAAGCCCTGGAGAAAGGGGACGACGTCTCCTTTGAGGAGTTTGTGTATTACCTCGTGGACCCCGCCACCCAGCGGGAAGAGCCCTTCAACGAACACTGGGAGCGGGTGCACTCGCTGTGCCACCCCTGCCTCATCCACTACGACATAGTGGGGAAGTACGAGACGCTGGAGCAGGACTCCCGCTACGTGCTGCAGCTAGCCGGGGCGGACCAGCAGGTCCACTTCCCCGCCTCGTCCAAAAGCACCAGGACTACTGGAGATATGGCGGCCAACTTCTTCCAGAACATCAGTCCCTTCTACCAGAAAAAGCTCTACAATCTGTATCGCATGGACTTCCTGCTCTTCAACTACTCGGTTCCAGCCTACCTCAAGTTCAGATGA
- the LOC122834154 gene encoding uncharacterized protein LOC122834154: MVRTCCVVGCNVRSHDRSGKKIENGLSFHCFPAWKQREGEHVSELTKRRRMAWISAVKRPDINFNSIPRYIQVCSRHFHSGKPSYEMDEQNPDWVPTLLMSPPLNMSTSNRRSRRLKRHCSGAVKDQAATDMSDRQVEKQVPETPSETPEEPNNKHTAVLTIKEEPAGEELCEAAGQEDQHEPEAKRRPIKCQLCEERMAEVNRLLQENKELRSELNKKQLAEIFFKDDTKKVTYYTGLPCFAVLLSLFNTLMPFLPASKKLSQFQMVVLTLMRLRLDLPVQHLCHLFNVSHKTLSDIFADTIDVLYAHFKPVVNWPERHSLQAAMPPQFLKAFGKRVMIIVDIFEIGTEKPSNLKARAQTFSQHKGRHTMKYLIGITPHGSISFISNGWGGRASDKHIAENCGILSNLLPGDIVFAGRGFDIKDCVGVMCAEVKMPSFTKGRGQLYAKDVEDTQAVAHLRIHVKRVIGCMRNKFKMLHRTVPISLLLTCEGEETTLLDKIVYVCCSLVNMVVKPNAKETSTC; encoded by the exons ATGGTTCGAACCTGTTGTGTTGTTGGGTGTAACGTCCGGTCACACGACCGGAGTGGCAAAAAGATAGAAAACGGACTTTCGTTTCATTGTTTCCCTGCCTGGAAACAACGGGAGGGAGAACATGTATCTGAGCTAACCAAAAGAAGACGAATGGCCTGGATATCAGCGGTGAAACGTCCTGATATAAACTTCAACAGCATCCCAAGATACATACAAGTTTGTTCCAGACATTTCCATTCTG GCAAACCTTCATATGAAATGGATGAACAGAATCCAGACTGGGTTCCAACTTTGTTGATGAGCCCCCCCTTAAACATGTCGACATCAAACAGACGTTCCCGTCGATTAAAGAGACACTGCAGCGGTGCAGTTAAAGACCAGGCAGCGACGGACATGTCGGATCGACAAGTGGAGAAGCAGGTTCCAGAGACTCCATCAGAAACCCCAGAAGAGCCAAATAATAAACACACAGCAGTGCTAACTATAAAAGAGGAGCCAGCTGGAGAGGAGCTCTGTGAGGCTGCAGGTCAGGAAGACCAACATGAACCAGAGGCAAAAAGGCGACCAATCAAATGTCAGTTGTGTGAAGAGAGGATGGCAGAAGTAAACCGTCTGTTACAGGAGAACAAGGAGCTCAGGTCCGAGctcaacaaaaaacagctggccgaaattttttttaaggacgACACAAAAAAGGTTACATATTACACAGGACTTCCTTGCTTTGCCGTCTTGTTGTCGTTGTTTAACACTCTGATGCCTTTTCTGCCAGCATCAAAAAAACTTTCACAGTTTCAAATGGTTGTTCTTACACTGATGCGTCTTAGACTTGATCTGCCTGTTCAGCATCTTTGCCACCTTTTTAATGTGTCACACAAAACTCTGTCTGATATCTTTGCTGACACCATAGATGTGTTGTATGCACACTTTAAGCCGGTGGTGAACTGGCCTGAAAGGCATAGCTTACAAGCCGCCATGCCGCCTCAGTTTTTGAAAGCATTTGGAAAGCGTGTGATGATTATTGTTGACATTTTCGAAATAGGCACAGAAAAGCCCTCAAATTTAAAAGCACGCGCACAGACCTTCTCTCAACACAAAGGCAGACACACGATGAAATACCTCATTGGTATCACGCCGCACGgttcaatttcttttatttctaacGGATGGGGCGGGCGTGCATCAGACAAGCACATAGCAGAAAACTGTGGCATTCTCTCCAATTTATTACCTGGGGACATCGTGTTCGCTGGCAGAGGCTTTGATATTAAAGACTGTGTGGGAGTGATGTGTGCCGAGGTCAAAATGCCATCATTCACTAAAGGGAGAGGTCAGCTCTACGCTAAAGATGTCGAAGACACGCAAGCTGTAGCTCACCTCAGAATCCATGTGAAAAGAGTGATCGGTTGCATgagaaacaaattcaaaatgttacaCAGAACTGTGCCGATAAGTTTGCTGCTCACATGTGAGGGAGAAGAGACGACGCTTCTTGATAAGATTGTGTATGTGTGCTGCAGTTTGGTGAACATGGTGGTAAAACCAAACGCAAAAGAAACCTCCACATGTTAA
- the txnrd3 gene encoding thioredoxin reductase 3, which produces MPPIEKDTGKNELKTKIQKLIDSNQVVVFSKSYCPYCIQVKDLFKELKIEFNVMELDLMENGSNYQEMLLEMTGQRTVPQVFINKTHVGGCDKTMQAHKDGSLQQLLSGEKEAYDYDLIVIGGGSGGLACSKEAAMLGKKVMVLDYVVPTPTGTTWGLGGTCVNVGCIPKKLMHQTALLATAIQDARKFGWEFDESVKHNWDTMKNAVNNYIGSLNWGYRVALRDKNVDYVNAYAEFIEPHKIKATNKRGKETFYTAARFVLATGERPRYLGVPGDKEYCITSDDLFSLSYCPGKTLVIGASYVALECGGFLAGLGLDVTVMVRSILLRGFDQDMANRAGAHMETHGVKFIRKFVPTKIEQLEEGNPGRLKVTAKSTETDETIEDEYNTVLIAVGRNACTDKIGLDKAGVKVNPKNGKIPVNDEEQTNVPHIYAIGDILEGKWELTPVAIQAGKLLARRLYGGSTIKCDYVHVPTTVFTPLEYGACGLSEERATELYGPDNIEVYHSLFWPLEYTVPGRDNNQCYAKIICNKLDSDRVVGFHYLGPNAGEVTQGFGAAMKCGATKEHFDATIGIHPTCAEVFTTLEVSKRSGGDITQSGC; this is translated from the exons GTGAAGGACTTGTTCAAGGAACTGAAAATCGAGTTCAACGTGATGGAGCTGGACCTCATGG AGAATGGATCCAACTACCAGGAGATGTTGCTGGAGATGACTGGACAGAGGACAGTTCCTCAGGTCTTCATCAACAAGACGCATGTTGGTGGTTGTGACAAAACCATGCAG GCTCACAAAGATGGCagcctccagcagctcctcagTGGGGAAAAGGAAGCGTACGATTACGACCTCATAGTCATCGGAGGTGGATCAGGAGGCCTGGCCTGCTCTAAG GAAGCTGCCATGTTGGGAAAGAAGGTGATGGTGTTGGACTACGTTGTTCCCACACCAACAGGGACCACATGGG GTCTCGGTGGAACCTGTGTGAACGTCGGCTGCATCCCCAAGAAGCTGATGCACCAGACGGCCCTGCTGGCTACAGCCATCCAGGACGCACGAAAGTTTGGTTGGGAGTTTGACGAGTCGG TGAAACACAACTGGGATACCATGAAGAATGCAGTCAACAACTACATTGGCTCTCTGAACTGGGGCTACAGGGTGGCGCTGAGGGACAAGAACGTGGACTACGTCAACGCCTATGCAGAGTTCATTGAACCACACAAAATCAAG GCAACAAACAAACGAGGGAAGGAGACGTTTTACACAGCAGCCAGGTTTGTGTTGGCCACAGGGGAAAGACCGCGTTACCTGGGAGTCCCTGGAGACAAGGAGTACTGCATCACCAg TGACGACCTGTTCTCGCTGTCCTACTGCCCGGGGAAGACGTTGGTGATCGGAGCGTCCTACGTGGCTCTGGAGTGTGGCGGCTTCCTGGCCGGCCTGGGCCTGGACGTCACCGTCATGGTGCGCTCCATCCTGCTGAGGGGCTTCGACCAGGACATGGCCAACCGCGCCGGAGCGCACATGGAGACGCACGGTGTCAAATTCATCCGCAAATTTGTGCCAACGAAG atCGAGCAGCTGGAGGAAGGCAACCCCGGCAGACTGAAGGTGACGGCCAAATCCACAGAGACGGACGAGACGATTGAGGACGAGTACAACACG GTGTTGATCGCAGTGGGTCGGAATGCGTGCACCGATAAGATCGGTCTGGACAAGGCGGGGGTCAAAGTGAACCCAAA AAATGGAAAGATTCCAGTAAACGACGAGGAACAGACCAACGTTCCCCACATTTACGCCATCGGAGACATTCTGGAGGGAAAGTGGGAGCTGACGCCCGTCGCCATCCAAGCTGGGAAGTTACTGGCGCGTCGTCTCTATGGCGGATCCACCATCAAG TGTGACTACGTCCACGTTCCCACCACAGTTTTCACCCCACTGGAGTACGGAGCCTGTGGCCTGTCAGAGGAGAGAGCCACCGAGCTGTACGGCCCAGACAACATCGAG GTGTACCACAGTCTGTTCTGGCCTCTGGAGTACACTGTGCCAGGCCGCGACAACAACCAATGCTACGCCAAGATCATCTGCAACAAACTGGACAGC GACCGTGTAGTCGGGTTCCACTACCTGGGGCCAAACGCAGGGGAGGTGACTCAGGGCTTTGGTGCCGCCATGAAATGTGGAGCGACCAAGGAGCACTTTGACGCCACCATCGGCATCCACCCGACCTGCGCTGAG gtcTTTACCACCTTGGAGGTGTCGAAGAGGTCTGGTGGAGACATCACCCAGTCTGGTTGCTGA